A single region of the Lycium barbarum isolate Lr01 chromosome 2, ASM1917538v2, whole genome shotgun sequence genome encodes:
- the LOC132628577 gene encoding uncharacterized protein LOC132628577: protein MVESCQYSYFGDFSSPICCDDSSDLIFLEAAIELLGFVEPVEKTLAPSVIISAKEKIPLEIDPENVIINTSGEFEPKLHGSAQPVDEALARSVIIISEEKSPFNIEKETTQATNANQVKENRKRKKGKSKNGDEDPWLPAGWKMIEKYRKKGKLAGYVYKTYKAPGVRKSFGSKKQALEHIKNQKLDGVDSFRGDKSLEDNVREAQTAKGTPAMSIKDQVSTTLSETSATGGDARLNANT, encoded by the exons ATGGTAGAGAGTTGTCAATATAGTTATTTTGGGGATTTTTCTTCAccgatatgttgtgatgattccTCTGATCTAATATTCCTTGAAGCAGCTATAGAG CTACTTGGTTTTGTCGAACCCGTAGAAAAAACTCTAGCTCCGTCCGTGATTATTAGCGCTAAGGAGAAAATCCCTTTAGAGATTGATCCAGAAAATGTTATCATTAACACAAGCGGAG AATTTGAGCCAAAGCTGCATGGCTCGGCCCAACCCGTAGACGAAGCTCTAGCTCGGTCCGTGATCATTATCTCTGAAGAGAAAAGTCCCTTCAACATTGAGAAAGAAACTACACAAGCTACCAATGCAAATCAGGTCAAAgagaatagaaaaagaaaaaaggggaaATCTAAAAATGGCGATGAAGATCCTTGGTTGCCTGCTGGATGGAAAATGATTGAAAAATATCGTAAAAAGGGTAAACTTGCAGGCTATGTTTATAAG ACTTATAAGGCACCAGGTGTACGAAAATCTTTTGGATCAAAAAAACAAGCTCTTGAGCATATTAAGAACCAAAAACTAGATGGAGTTGACAG tttCAGGGGTGATAAAAGTTTGGAAGATAATGTACGAGAGGCTCAAACTG CTAAAGGCACACCAGCTATGTCAATCAAAGATCAAGTTAGTACGACTCTGTCTGAAACTAGTGCGACTGGTGGAGATGCGAGATTAAATGCAAACACCTAA